A segment of the Streptomyces sp. Tu 2975 genome:
TCCGCTGACTCTTCGGCCTCTGCGACCTCCGCGGCCTCTGTGACCTCTTCGGCCTCCGCGACCTCGGCGAGCTGCGCCGTCCAGCGCCGGGAGATCCACGCGACGCCGAGCATGACGGCGACGAGCCCCACCTTCAGCAGCAGCAGTTGCCCGTACGTCGTTCCGGTCAGCGCCGACCACGAGCCGACCTGCCGCCACGACTGGTACAGCCCGGTCGCGGCCAGCACCACGACGCTGGTGAAGGCGACGGTGGAGAACCGCCGGACCGCGCGGCGTTCGATCGCCGCCGACCGGTAGAGAGCGGTCAGCAGCGTGGCGAGGCCGCCGAGCCAGGCGGCGACGGCCAGCAGGTGCAGCACGTCGACGGGCATCGCGAAGGCCGACTGGATGCCGGTCGAGGCGTGCTCGGACAGCGCCCAGGTCGCGGCGATCCCGGCGGCGACGACCGTGCCGCCGATGGCGAGCCCGAAGCTCAGGTCCTTCTTCTCGGCCCCCTCCTCGCGCTTCGCGAACGCGCCGAACAGGACGGCCACGAACAGCGCGGCGGCCCCGAGCAGCAACAGCCGTGAGACGAGAGCCGCTCCGGTCTTGGTCTCGAGAACAGCGGGCAGCGCCCCGAGGTCGAGGACGTCGGCGAGGCTGCCCGAGGCGGTGTAGGGCCCCCGCAGCAGCAGCATGGCGAGGGTGGACGCGGTCATGGCGACCCAGCCGTGCACGACCAGGCGCTGCACCGGCCGTACCGCCGCACCGCGCTGCCAGCACAGCAGCACGAAGGCCGCGCCGCCGGCGAGCAGGACGAAACCGGCGTACGCGACATAGCGCGCGACGCCGTACAGGAAGCCGACGATCCCGCCGCCGGCCTCCTCCTCCGGCAGCGCGACCTTCGTGCTGGAAGGGGCACCGATGGAGAAGGTGAAGGCGCCGGAGACCGGATGGCTGTCGGCGGAGACGGCCTTCCAGGCGACGGTGTACGTGCCGTCGGGCAGGCCGGCGTGGAGATCGACGCCGTAGGCGACGGTGCCCCCGGTACCGAGATCGCGGACCTTGGCGGTGTCGGCGCGCTTACCGCTCGGCTCCAGGACCCGGATCGAGTCGTCGCCCATGGCGATCTGCTCGGAGAAGGTCAGGGTGACCTCCTTGGGCGCGGTGGCCACCACCGCCCCGTCCTTCGGGTTGCTCCCGGTCAGCGCGGCGTGGGCCGCCGCGGGGGTCGCGCCGGCCAGCAGCGCGCCGAGGAGCGTGCCCATCAGCACGGTCACGGCGAGCAGCACCCGGACCGGGAACCGTCCGAAGCGCGGGGCGGTGGCTGTCATCATCTGATCAGTCCCTCGATGCTCAGTGCTTCTG
Coding sequences within it:
- a CDS encoding copper resistance protein CopC, whose protein sequence is MTATAPRFGRFPVRVLLAVTVLMGTLLGALLAGATPAAAHAALTGSNPKDGAVVATAPKEVTLTFSEQIAMGDDSIRVLEPSGKRADTAKVRDLGTGGTVAYGVDLHAGLPDGTYTVAWKAVSADSHPVSGAFTFSIGAPSSTKVALPEEEAGGGIVGFLYGVARYVAYAGFVLLAGGAAFVLLCWQRGAAVRPVQRLVVHGWVAMTASTLAMLLLRGPYTASGSLADVLDLGALPAVLETKTGAALVSRLLLLGAAALFVAVLFGAFAKREEGAEKKDLSFGLAIGGTVVAAGIAATWALSEHASTGIQSAFAMPVDVLHLLAVAAWLGGLATLLTALYRSAAIERRAVRRFSTVAFTSVVVLAATGLYQSWRQVGSWSALTGTTYGQLLLLKVGLVAVMLGVAWISRRWTAQLAEVAEAEEVTEAAEVAEAEESAEKDKDTGAPADPARDAQLARQKAAVATAERKRNRDADHERSGLRRSVLAETGVAVVLLAVTTVLTSTEPGRTEETAKAGNAQAAPAAPAGPTEIRMPFDTGGPSGKGTVRLSLDPALSGANDMHVWIESPDGKALDAPEVKVSFTLKAKEIGPLPITPDRITAGHWTASAVQIPMPGDWQVKVTVRTSDIDQTTIDENIKIG